taagctttctatagttttcagcatacagatcttttacatctttggtttgtttcttcttaggtattttatgaatcttggtgcaattgtgaatgggatcagtttcttcattggtctttctgttgcttcatttttagtgtataagaatgcaactgatttctgtacattgcttttgtaTCTTGCGACTTTTCtgatttcatgtatcagttgtagcagacttttggtggagtctattgggttttccatgtgtagtatcatgtcatctgcaataaGTGAAagctgacttcatctttgccaattttgatacctttgatttccttttgttgtctgattgctgatgctagaacttcctaCACTATGGTAAACAACAGCAGTCAGAGTGAacattcctgtcgtgttcctgatctcaggtggaaatatctcaatttttccccattgaggatgatgttagctgtggggtttccataaatggcttttatgatgttcaagtgtgttccttctatcccgagtgtcttgagggtttttattaagaaaggatgctgaattttgtcaaatgctttctctgcatcagttgacaagatcatatggttcttatcttttcttttatcaatgtgatgtatcacactgattgatttgcgaatgttgaaccaggcttgcagcccaggaatgaacccgttgatcatggtgaataattctttttatatgctgttgaattcgatttgctagtatcttattgagaatatttgcatccatattcatcagggatattgggctGTAGTTGTCTTTGTTGTAGGGTCTTTGTcgggtttaggaatcaaagtaatactggcttcatagaatgagtctggaagttttccttccctttctattttttggaaaagcttgagaactagaggtattatctctgctttaaacgtctggtagaactcccctgggaagccatctggtcctggactcttgtttgttgggagatttttgataaccgattcaatttcttcgctggttatgggtctgttcaagctttctctttcctcctgattgagttttggccatgtgtgggtgcttaggaatttgtccatttgttccaagttgtccagtttgttggcatataatttttcatagtattccctgataattgatTGTATTTCTAAGGGTTTCgttgtaacaattccattttcattcatgattttatctatttgggtcatctcccttttctttttgagaaggctggctagaggtttatcaattttgtttattttttcaaaaaaaccaatcttggtttcattgatctgctcttcagttttttagattctgtattgtttatttccactctgatctttattatttctcttcttctgctgggtttagtgtgtctttgctgttctgcttctatttcctttatgtgtgctgttagattttgtatttgggattttttgcttgtttcttgagataggcttggattacaaggtattttcctctcaggactgcctttgctgcatcccaaagcatttggattgttgtattttcttttttgtttatgtttatttatttttgaaagagatagagacagaatgcgagtgggataggggcagagagagagggaggcacagaatctaaagcaggcttcagactctgagctgtcagcacagacccggacgtggggctcggactcacaagctgggaaattgtgacctgagccgaagttggaatgtcaaccgactgagccacctaggcccccctggagtgttgtattttcatttttatttgtttccacatattttttaatttcttctctagttgccTGGGTGAcccgttcattctttagtagggtgttctttaacctccatgcttttggaagtgttccaggctttttcctgtggttgatttcaagtttcatagcattttagTCTGAAactgtgcatggtatgatctgaGTTCTTTTGTACTTAGGAAGGGCTGTTTtctgacccagtatgtgatctatcttggagaatgttccatgtgcactcgagaagaaagtatattctgttgctttgggatgcagagttctaaatatatctgttaagtccatctgatccaatgtatcattcagggcccttgtttctttattgatcctgtgtctagatgatctatccattgttgtatgTGGGgagttaaagtcccctgcaatgatcacattcttatcaataaggttgcttatgtttgtaattattttatatatttgggtgctaccatatttggtgcatagacatttataattgttagctcttcctgatggatcgaccctgtaattattatataatgcccttcttcaccttttgttacagcctttaatttaacgtctagtttgtctgatatatgtatggctactccagctttcttttgaattCCAGGAGCATGATAGctatccatcccctcactttcaatctgaaggtgtcctcaggtctaaaatgagtctcttgtagacagcaaatagatgggtcttctttttttatccattctgataccttatgtcttttggttggaacatttagtccatttacattcagttttattatggaaagttacgggtttagagtcattgtgatatctgtaggttcatgcttgtagtgatgtctctggtactttgtggtccttgcaacatttcacttacagactcccccttaggatctcttgtagggctggtttagtggtgatgaattccttccatttttgtttctttgggaagacctttatctttcctattctgaatgacggacttgctggataaaggattcttggatgcatttttctgttcatcacactgaagatttcctgccattcctctctggcctgccaagtttcggtagataggtctgccactactcttatggATCTCACTTTGTAAGTTAGAccatgtttatctctagctgctcagaattttctctttttccctgtattttgccagtttcattatgatatatcatgcagaagatcgattcaagttacatctgaaaggagttctctgtgcctcttggatttcaatgcctttttccttccccagatcagggaagttctcagctatgatttgttcaagtacaccttcagcccctttctctctctcttcctcttctggaattcctatgatacagatattgttccatttgattgcatcacttagttctctaattctcccctcatactcctggatttttttacctctctttttcgcagcttcctctttttccataattttatcctctaattcacctattctctaccctgcctcttcagtccatgctacggccacctccattttattttgcagctcatttatagtattttttagctcctcatgactatttcttagtcccttgatctctgtagtaatagattctctgcttccttctgtgcctttttcaagtccagtgattacttttatgactattattctaaattcttgttgtGTTATagtgcttaaatcgtttttgatcaattcgttgagtgtcgctacttcctggagtttcttttgaggcgAGTTCTTCCGTTTCACCATTTTTggtagtccctgtggtggctctaaactgcagggcacttcccctgtgctgtctggtgtaacttgtgttggtgggcggggctgcagtcagacccaatgtctgcccacagcccaccgctggggccacagtcacactggtgtgtaccttatgttaccctctcccaggggcaagattcactgtggagtggtgtggcccctgtctgtgctgcttgcacacttccaggcttggGGTGCTGCTTCGATAGGATCTGGCATATTAAGCatggtggatccacaaggtgcacagtggcgggaggggtaggcttagctcgctttgccatcagtggtccTCTGTGGTAGGGGCCCtgaagcaccaggagggaggcagacctgtcggagggatggatccacagaagcacagtgttgggtgtttgcatgatgcaagcaagtttggtgacaggaactggttccctttggggtttcggctgggggatgggagcgggagatggcgctggccactGCCTTTGTTCctgccgagctgagctctgtcttccgggacTCATCAACTCTGCCTCCAGGTGTCCTCTTACTCTCCCCACtccctgagagcagagctgttgactgtTAGCATCCCAGATGTTAAgccccgctggctgtcagaactcacagagtccggcccctccgcttttgcaaggcAGACTTTGGGGGCTGTGCCTTCCCGGGCTGTcacccctccaccaccctggctccctcccgacTGTCTGTAtagcatgcactgcctctctgcccttcctaccctcttccatagGCCTCTTGTGTGTGCTGGCTCtagagactctgttctgctagtcttctggaaattttctgggttatttaggcagatgtgggtggaatctaagcgatcagcatgATAAGGTGTTCTCCTaagctgccatcttcccctctctccccaaataggaatatttttaatgaaattgaaagtaaaaatgaagttttgtcTCTTGCCCCCCAAACGCAGGCTATCGGACAGCCAGCGAGGCATCTGAACGCCCTTGTTGTGGTTCAGATCCTTCTTGGGAAATACCACCTCAGAGGAGATGTGGCACCATGACGGATGATCTTGAGAACCTTGGACAGGAGCCAGCACTGCCCAGAATGCAAACAGCAAGAGGGACGCATTTAGGGTGACCTGGCCCTCTACCAGCCTCATGCCTCTGCTCAGGGACATCTGCCAGTGAGAATGGGTAAATGGAGGATCCTCAGCAAAGCCAGATCTAGACCACCTGACAGAACAGAGGGCTGTGCTGGGCAGTCAGCACCTTACACCTGGGGGCCACCTGTGGGGTTAGGTAACAGTCACAGGGTGTGGCATTGGGTGACCCTGCACATCAGTTTAGCTGGGGCACATGTGGCAGAGGCAGGCGGGCCCTGTCCAAGCATGCTCACATGGACATAGTAGGGACTTGGACCCAGAGGCATGGCTCTATTCAACACATTCCATCTTTCCTTTAGCTACTTGAATACAGATTATACAATTTTAACACCCTGAACTTCTCTACCACTTCCATGTCCTGTGGCACTGCTGGTTCACTTTCTATGGATGACTACTTTTCCTCATTATGGGGACCACTGCTTCCTACTTCCTTGGGATGTGGAGGTAGACGTCAATTTTACCTTTGTATGTGTTGAAAAGCattgctttaggggcgcctgggtggcacagtcggttaagcgtccgacttcagccaggtcacgatctcgcggtctgtgagttcgagccccgcgtcgggctctgggctgatggctcagagcctggagcctgtttccgattctgtgtctccctctctctctgcccctcgcccgttcatgctctgtctctctctgtcccaaaaataaataaacgttgaaaaaaaatttaaaaaaaaaaaaaaagaaaagcattgctTTGTAGTTTTACATGTCTTATTCTGGTTGGCTATTAGTTTGCAAGCCATTTGATCCTTTTGGTTGTTGCTTTGAAGCTTCCTCTGAGTTTACTGAGGATACACTTCCCAGTATTCTGTCATGATTGGTGAAGTACAAGgttgtattttagtattttcttatgCCATCTGGTGAGAAAGAAAGTACTGCTGACCATGTGTGAGCCCCAGGATTTTTTCCCTCTAATCCTTTATTGTGATTCTTTCCTGGCTTCTGGCATTCTCCTCCTATGCATGTGGGTTTCCCTCCTCAGCTGGAGACACAAAGGGGCTGTCTGCTGGTGCCCAACTTGAGAGGAAGAGTGAATGTCCCCACTAGATTTAAAATGCCCGCCTTCCTTTTACACAAAAACCAGATAGGGATACCATAACACACCTAGAAACTACATGGGCAAAAatctccttgaccttggcctTGGAAATGATGTTTTGGATATGACTCTAAATGCACAgtcaataaagacaaaaatcagtgAGTGAGaacacatcaaactaaaaatcttctgcttAGGAAAAGACACATTCAccaaaggaaaagacattttacagggatggaaaaaaattgtaaaacgtGTGATATGATGTTCatatccaaaatttaaaaaaagctcatTTTGCTGAATATTATAACAagcaacccaattttaaaaaaaatgggggagtAGAGGACTTGAAAGGGCCTGTTTCCAAAGTCCATGTACAAACGTCCAGCAAGTGCattaaaaggtgctcaacatcactcatcaccagatacatgcaaatcaaagccacaatcccataacacttcacacctgttaTTATGGTTGTTACCAtcagacaagagataacaaatgcttgTGAGCATGTGGAAATAAGCAAACGTGGTACACTGTCcctaggaatgtaaactggtgagGTTACTACTGAAAGCAGTATGGagaattctcaaaaaattagaaacaaaagtaTGGTTGTGCCCAGCGATCCCATTTCTGAGTGATATATACAGGGGATGAAGTCACTACATCAGAGATATgtgcaccccatgttcattgcagtctTACTCTCCATAGCTGAGACACTGAAGAGACCTAACTGCTCATCAACAGattaatagataaagaagatgtgagattagatagatagatggatggatacagagatagatagatagatagatagatagatagatagatagatttcaTCCATATAAAAGTTAATCGTGCCATTTGTGACTACATGGATGAAggttgaagacattatgctaagttaaattagtcagacagagaaagacacattctGTATGATCACACTTACATGTGGAGTCTAGAAacatcaaattcacagaaacagtgTGCAATGGTGGGTTCCAGGGActgaggggcagggaaaatggggggggggcattgctCAGTGTgtccaaacttccagttagaagatagACAAAAAGCTTCCATGGGTCTAATGTATAGTAAGATGACAATaattaatatacatattgtatattgAAAGTTGCTTTATGTTCTTACCATAATTAGCTGAAGAATGTATTGACTAACTTCAACTTGGTAAGCATTTCgcattatatacatgtatcaaggcatcacattgtacaccttaaacttacataatgttatatgtcgattatctctcaataaatctggggccaaaaaaaaaaggtattcatAGAAGACATTCCTATACACATTTGGCTGGTAATAATTTAACTATGCATGGACATGACTgcaaatcatacaatatgtgatatTAACCCTAAAGATGCTTATGCACAGAGAAGATTTCATacaagtgtgcatgtgtgtgtgttggtgggaaTAATTTCATGTGATTCTGTACACTCACAGAAACAACAGCCATAACAACAGTTGTTAGGACACTGGTGCTAAGTAGAGATCGtggcatttttgaagaaaattaaaggcaTTATGGCCAGGGGATAGATCATGAGAAATTTGggatgtaaaacaaaacaaaacaaaaaacaaaacaaaacaaaacaaaacaagaacggTGAACACTTTTCCTCATTGTGATTGGAACATAACATAAgacctgtgttttctttctacatCTCACAGCTTTTGTACTCCATTTCCCATATGAATGGCTTCCTTTGTGCTTAGTTGATATTTTGCCctgacacattttcattttcttctttgttccttttgtgcACATTCTTTAGATAGATCCTTTGGGTTTACCATGCCCTTACACAAAACACTCTAAAGCCGTAACAGTCTATTGTCAACTGATAACTACTTAAATTCAATCCCATGGACAAGTACACTTTAACGGCTCCACACCACTCCCCACTCTACTGATGTCACAGGTCATATCTGTATGTATTGTGTACCCATGAGCATTGATTTATAGTCACACTTGATGCTTTTGTCTTTTGAATCTCACAAAAGAATTGGAAGTGTAGTAGAGGGGTAATGTCAGCCTCCTAGCAGCCTAAGATGTCCCTGTGTTATCTCTCACACCCATCCAAAACTTGGCATCCATCCACAAACAAATGTGCATTTTTGGGCCCTGTGGGATCCAGCTCCATATGCCAATGGACCCCTGAAGAGTCTTCCCTACACATGCATAGGTGAACATACCTGAGTGTGGCTATGGACTCTACAGTGACCCCTGAACCTGCTCCACCTTTCTTGTCTGTGGTCTCCGAGGTTCGGGAAACAGTCTTAGATGATCACACATGGACTGGAGTCTTTGTGGAAGTCCAACtttccaaagaaagtgaaaactctAACTTTAAATGATATCTTCATTCCCCCCACCCTTGtgcattgtagcattatttacaagaacCAAAACACCCTATGTGTCCGCAGACAGAAGAATGGGTAAAAAGAAGTGTGGCCTGTATGTACAGTGGAATTCTATGATTCGtccataagaaagaaagaaactttgccCTTTgcgacaacatgggtggatcctGAGGGCATCAGgataagtgaagtaagtcagacatgTGGGAAACCAAATAGGTATGTCCTGGTGTAGGACATTACAGGGAACACATTGCAAAGCAGAACACTGCTTTCTGGCTTTGCTGAAAACAGCAGGCAATGCTTTGCTTGTGTGGTTAATGTGTATCTAGGAGTCACTAACTTCCCTTATCTCATTAACGTATATCGAGGGAGCACTCATCACCCTTATCTAGTTAATATAGACCTAGGGGGCACTCGCTTTGCTTATCGATTTAATGTAAATCTAGGGGACACTCAGTTCCCTTATGTAGTTAACGTGACTCTAGTGGGAACactaaagttcacttatttagtTAATATTGATCTAGTGCAACTAGTTAATATAAATCTAGGGGGCACTGCGCTGATTTAGTTGAAATAAATTTAGGGGAACTCACTGTGATTATCTCGTTAATGTAAATCTAGGGGGCACTCAGTTCCCCTATGTAGTTAATGTAATTCTAGGGATCATTCACTTACCCAGTAAATTTTTATGTAGTGGGCACTCATTTAACTCACCTAGTTAATGTGAATTTATGGGGCACTCGTTTCACTTATCTAGTTAATGTAAATCTAGGGGGCACTCATTTCCTTGTCTTGTTAATGAAAACCTATGGGACACATTAGGTAAGCACACTTTGCTTATCTAATTAATGTGTATCTAGGGTGCATTCAATTTGCTTATCTAGTTAATGTCAGCATAGGGGGAACTCACTTTAATTATCCGGTTAGTGTATGTTTAGGGGGCACTCACTTTGCTTATCTAATAAATGCAAATCTCGGGGGCAAGCTACACTTCCCATATCTAGTTAATGTCACTCTAGGGGACACACTCGCTTTGCTTATGTAGTGAATGTAAATCTAGGGGGCAAGCTACACTTCACCTAGATAGTTAATGTAAATCTAGGGAAACCTCACTTTGCATATCCAGTATATGTATATCTCTGGGCACTCTCTTCCTTATCTAGTTAATATAATTCTAGGGGCACTCACCTCACTTACCTCCTTTATGTATATATAGGGGGCACTCACTTCCCTTATGGAGTTAATGTATATGTAGGTGGCACTCACTTCACTTTTCTAGTTAATATAAATCTAGGGGGCAGGTTAAACTTTGCTTATCTAGTTATGTAAATCTAGGGGTTACTAACTTCACTTATCTAGTTATTCATCTAGGGGGCACTCACTTTGCTTCTCTTGTTAACATAAATCTAGAGGGCAGTCACTTTGCCAGTCTAGTTAATGGGTATCTAGGGGGTACTCCACTTTGCTTATTTGGTTAATGAATATCTGGGGGCACTCACTTAGTTTATGGAGTTAATGTATATGTAGGGGGCAAGCTACATTTCACTTACCTAAGTAATATAAATCTAAGGGGCACTCACCTTGCTTATCCAGTTAATGTAAATTTAGGGGACACTCACTTAGCTTATCTAGTTAATGTAAATCTAGGGAGCACGCTACACTTTACTTATTTAGTCAATATAAATCTAATGGGCACCTGCTTAGCTTATCTGATTTGTGTATATCTGAGGGGGCACTCACTTTATCTAGTTAGTAAATCTAGGGGGCACACTACAGTTCACTTATCTAGTTAATATTACTCTAGGGGGCACTCACTTTGCTTAGCTCATTAATGTCAGTTTAGGGGGCCCTCACTTCTCTGATCTAGTTAATGTGTATCTAGGGGGACCTCTGTGCACACACAATGAACTTTGGTTTCTTTCCCCTGTTAATCCAGGTCATGTGATCTTAGTTCTTGGTCCACAAGAACATTTGGTGGAGaatttcctcctccccttcacctTTCTAGGCTCTAGGTTCAGCCACATTCTGCTTGTCAGCTCAGACCCAGCACTATTCTTGAAGCCCACATCACTGGGTGCTGGTGTGTAGACTCCCATCAATTAGTGGGTGTGGCCTGTGGGTGCTAGATCCTCCACAGGACCCATTCTTACTTTATCCTGAAGTAAAGGATAACTTCTTAACTTACTTAACTTACTTAACTTAAACTCACGTTTCCAGCACATGTATGGTGTTAACTGAATACGTCTGCATCTGTAACATGTGTGTCCAAACAGAGAGAAGGGCGGATGTTACTCCACAGTTCACTTAGCATCCTTCTGTAGTTTACTAAGCAGGTGGCTGGGCACCTGTTTGGCCCTCCTTCCCAAACATTCCTGGACGCATTCTTGCTGGGAATATGCAGTGTGGCTGCACGGGAATTTCAGGAGGTGCTGGGAAAGTATGATTACCTGTTTGCCCTGGAATGTGGAGAATATGTGTACACATGGCAGTCTAATACTTTGTGTAACCATGTGTCTTTGAGACAAAGTGCATGCATGGGGACACACTGGTACGACTTACAAGACTATCTGCACCAACAAAAGGATTCTAGGTATGAACTGAAGTGAAAATCCTGTTATGTGCTTCATGTGTTTTACATCTCTTGGTGAATTATGGGATAAATTCTTATTCCAAAGTAATTTCTGAAACAGTTACTATTTAGTTCTGAAAATTTCCTAATCAATTACTATTAAAAAGTTGTATATTTtcaattcagaagaaaataaacagactttaaTATCACtattatgatataaaatatattctagacaactgtaaaaatagtaaaaaatatttagaaaaagggTCCCTAACTTTCCACAGGCTCAACTCTGCAGGATTTCTAGAAGGTTCTTGGGGGAACCAAAGTGGAAATCCTAGGCAGACCCTCATCTAAGGATGAACTCactgaaaaatagagaaaagaaggagaaaaagggttCATATTCATCGGGCTCCCTCGGAATGCCAGAGACATCCATAGACACTTGTGCCTACCTTTCGGATTGATTTCACTGGGGGCTACTTTCAGCCTCATAGTCTCAGTCTCCCACACTCGGAAATTTGCTCTCCAGGGAGGCACAGCTTGCACTGGCTGGGATCGAATCCATGTCCCTTTCCCTGACAGCCCACAGACACCCCAGTGTGGGACAGGCAGTATGGGTGGGTGGTAGCCCTCCATCACCCTGAACCCATATTGGGACCAGGAAATGAGAGGTCACCTGAAGAATGAGACAAAGCTCAGTGTGCAAGAGCACAGTTTTGGGGAAAATTCATGAATTTGTCCCTAAAAGAGCTTGTGGCAACTTCTCTTATTTCTGGAACCAGAAACCTCAGCCCAAGACACAGCTGCTGACTCAGGTCTTCTGCACAGAGTCTTAGGCACCGTTTGGGCTCTTACAGGCTTGCAAAAACACATAGAGGCCACAAGCATGcagttttcaagttttatttcagaGTTCTGCTCAGTGATGCATCAGAGACCTGGTGTCAGGTCCAAGATGTGCCTGTGGACCCCTGTGTCTCCCGCAGACCCCTGGAAACGTGGATGTTAGCTGTGCCGCCTCATTACTGTATTTTCACAGATGAGCCACGTGGCTTGTCTATAGTTGTTTAGGGGTCTGGAGGCTGAATTATGCATTGTCTTGATCAACAGTCTCTTCCGTAACTTTCTGTCTGTTGATAGTTCTGACATTTCCGGCAACACCAAAGAGGAATGCAGCAATTAAGACATAGATTCTAGCAAAGATCACTCTGAGATATACCACGGATTCACGACTTTGCCTGACTGACCGCATTCTTCTTGGAGGGGGTCCACTGTCTGTGCTCCCACCAATGCCTCGTTCAGTGCACTGTGGAGGATCCCAGCCTACGTGGCAATGGCAGTTCCTGTTATTGTTGCATATCCCTCTGTGACTGCATTTCTCCGGGATACAGTCGTAGTTCAGCTGAGCCACACTGCCATTGCAGTAGGTATCCTGACAGAACTTTCCAGGAGCACAGGGGGTACCGGTTCTCACATGACCAATATCGGTTGTTCCTGTGCTACGATGCGAATCCAGCCCAAAACACCAGAACCCTGAGATCTCAGACTGATGAAATCCGACATGCTCTTGCAGCTGAGGGAGATGGGTGACGTTACTACACTGCAGCCTTCCACACTGCATGTCTGTGGGGGAACAGGGTTTAGATTTGAATACCCCTGGATCTCTTCTGCAGTGTCCATATTGGCTGCCTTTTTGATTTATGGTATAGCAGACATTTTCACCCTTCACAGCATTTCTGCCAAAGATTTCTTGGCAGTGCATAGTGCGGTCAGTGCAGTTTCCATGATAGCAGTAGCCCTCTTCAGTGCACGGGGTTCCATCTTGCATATAGAAGTCATCAGGGCACTCCACGGACACCCCACGGCAGTATTCTGCAAGATCACATATGTTTTGGATTGGCCTGCAGAGTGTCCCAGCATCGGAATAGGTGCAGTTTGTACAGCATCTGCCTGTATTACATTTGCTGCCAGGGGTTAGAATACAATCACTCGTACAGCAGGGATTGTTGTAGCACTGCTTGAAGGAGCCACAGTCACAGTGCTCACCTGGCTCCACTACATAGTTTCCACAACGATCGTGAGTCAGGCTTTTATTGAAATAGGAAAGTCCTGAGTCAAATATGCACTcacaaaaattattcaccactacATGCTGCATATGAATGAAGGAACAGTTACTGAAAGAATCTGTCATAATAGGGTATTGATTCTAATGCAGGTAGACCTCCTCTGGCATGCACAAAACTTATTGTCATAAAAAATACCAATAGATTTTGCAATTTTTTGGGCTACTAACACAGACAAGAATAAAAAATGTCTGCCTAGAGAAGCAAGCGAGATGATGGATTTTGATCCGCATACCGCATATGTGGCTGGCTGAAACTGAAGTTCATGTGGTGCATCTTTGTTCATAAGTAAAGCTGTATGTGGTTGAAAAGCAACAAACAAGTGTCTTTGAAAGTAGATATGAATCGGACTCCCTGGCACCTGAAAATTGTTCAAGACAACTGGATCTTGCAGATTATAAATGACCATGGAGGAAATATAGTGCCTTACATCAATACCTTGAAGCATTGAGTCAGTCAAACTAACAAGCCTTATGAGGAATCGGGCACATTTTGACACGTTGTTGAACACACTATACATTGTTTTGGAACCGAGAACAAGTCCTTTCAAAATTCCATGATGGGATGAATACAACTTACTAGAGATCCTGGGGGCTGCACTGATATTTGCTTGAGAGAACAGGGGGTTCCTATCCCCCTTATATCCCAGGTTATAAGTAGGTCCCGTTGCATTAGTGTCTGCCACTATCTGAGAAACAACGTGTTCAAACCGTTGGGAATCGCTGAGGGGTCTGATTTCATAGGCAAGGTCATCCAAATTCATGATACCTTCAAGGCCCCCATTGCACGTGTCCATGGTGACCATGGAAAGAGGAATCTCCTCCAGGTAGCCGAGGTAGTAACAGTCTGGAGGGATGAAGG
This region of Lynx canadensis isolate LIC74 chromosome B3, mLynCan4.pri.v2, whole genome shotgun sequence genomic DNA includes:
- the LOC115508081 gene encoding LOW QUALITY PROTEIN: disintegrin and metalloproteinase domain-containing protein 21-like (The sequence of the model RefSeq protein was modified relative to this genomic sequence to represent the inferred CDS: inserted 1 base in 1 codon), producing MRLAEGQVTLRAPLLLFALWALLVPVQGSQGRPSWRYISSEVVIPKKELHHGKGVQMPGWLSYSLHFGGKSHVIHMRHKKLFWSRHLLMMTQDDQGALQMDYPFIPPDCYYLGYLEEIPLSMVTMDTCNGGLEGIMNLDDLAYEIRPLSDSQRFEHVVSQIVADTNATGPTYNLGYKGDRNPLFSQANISAAPRISSKLYSSHHGILKGLVLGSKTMYSVFNNVSKCARFLIRLVSLTDSMLQGIDVRHYISSMVIYNLQDPVVLNNFQVPGSPIHIYFQRHLFVAFQPHTALLMNKDAPHELQFQPATYAVCGSKSIISLASLGRHFLFLSVLVAQKIAKSIGIFYDNKFCACQRRSTCIXNQYPIMTDSFSNCSFIHMQHVVVNNFCECIFDSGLSYFNKSLTHDRCGNYVVEPGEHCDCGSFKQCYNNPCCTSDCILTPGSKCNTGRCCTNCTYSDAGTLCRPIQNICDLAEYCRGVSVECPDDFYMQDGTPCTEEGYCYHGNCTDRTMHCQEIFGRNAVKGENVCYTINQKGSQYGHCRRDPGVFKSKPCSPTDMQCGRLQCSNVTHLPQLQEHVGFHQSEISGFWCFGLDSHRSTGTTDIGHVRTGTPCAPGKFCQDTYCNGSVAQLNYDCIPEKCSHRGICNNNRNCHCHVGWDPPQCTERGIGGSTDSGPPPRRMRSVRQSRESVVYLRVIFARIYVLIAAFLFGVAGNVRTINRQKVTEETVDQDNA